In the genome of Paenibacillus sp. FSL R5-0766, one region contains:
- a CDS encoding GldG family protein encodes MKKWLSHTNSTVLSVAVIGIFILLTLFLNSLGGFQLDLTSNKQYTLSDQSLTAIKNVKDDVNILVLTVENANNTVLNREVTDMVEEYTKRNSKLKIKQYNLTQEPALASKYGITGSSIVLEQGDQHKVIDIASLFTATGDGSDGSYQFTGEEKLTQALMNMSSTEMHKMVFLTGHEELSLAQMTTLQSSLEQNNVQTEELQLNQAGKVPEDADVLAIIGPQRDLSDTEMKAVRTYLSNGGKLLLSLGFVEDMKSSWKNIDALMADYGVVDEHAVMVDNQQASTMGPLWVVPEYGTHAITDKLAASQLYPMLSLSIALTSKEQDKYTLSPLMHSSNDSYGETNIGGLLQNETTNDAAEDIQGPVELGYAADTTDGKPKAVILGSSIFMQDSEIANGGNRDFILNTVNYLSEKENGLTIRPRVQAGYEMAYLNGEQARTIFFVAIVEFPLIFVIIGVLLWWRRRRV; translated from the coding sequence ATGAAAAAATGGTTAAGTCATACCAACAGTACCGTGCTGTCCGTAGCGGTGATTGGCATCTTTATTTTGCTAACACTGTTCCTGAATTCACTTGGCGGCTTCCAGCTGGATCTGACCTCGAACAAACAATACACATTATCTGACCAATCCCTTACTGCGATCAAAAATGTGAAGGATGACGTCAACATTCTGGTGTTAACCGTCGAAAATGCCAACAACACCGTCCTGAACCGTGAGGTCACGGATATGGTTGAGGAATACACGAAACGTAACAGCAAGCTGAAAATAAAACAATATAATCTGACGCAGGAACCTGCGCTTGCATCCAAATATGGCATAACAGGCAGCTCCATTGTGCTGGAGCAGGGAGATCAACACAAAGTGATTGATATCGCCAGTTTGTTCACCGCGACAGGTGACGGCAGTGACGGATCATATCAGTTCACAGGTGAGGAAAAGCTTACGCAGGCGCTCATGAATATGTCATCCACGGAGATGCACAAAATGGTCTTTTTGACTGGACATGAAGAGTTGAGTCTCGCTCAGATGACTACGCTGCAATCCTCCTTGGAACAAAATAATGTGCAGACGGAAGAGTTGCAGCTGAATCAAGCCGGGAAGGTTCCGGAAGATGCAGATGTGCTCGCGATCATTGGTCCACAACGTGATCTCAGTGATACGGAAATGAAAGCCGTTCGCACCTATCTCAGTAACGGAGGCAAGTTGTTATTATCCCTCGGATTCGTAGAAGATATGAAATCCAGTTGGAAAAACATCGATGCCCTCATGGCTGACTATGGCGTTGTTGATGAGCATGCGGTCATGGTGGATAATCAGCAAGCCAGTACGATGGGGCCCCTCTGGGTGGTGCCAGAGTATGGTACACATGCAATTACGGACAAACTTGCTGCAAGTCAATTGTATCCGATGTTGTCGCTGTCGATTGCGTTGACCAGCAAAGAACAGGATAAATATACCCTTTCACCGTTAATGCATTCTTCGAATGACAGCTATGGGGAGACGAATATCGGTGGCTTATTGCAGAATGAAACAACCAATGATGCCGCAGAGGACATTCAGGGACCCGTTGAATTAGGGTATGCAGCCGATACAACGGATGGTAAACCGAAGGCGGTTATTCTGGGCTCGTCCATTTTCATGCAGGATTCGGAAATTGCAAATGGCGGCAATCGGGACTTTATTTTGAATACGGTGAACTATCTGAGTGAGAAAGAAAATGGATTGACGATTCGCCCACGGGTACAAGCCGGGTATGAGATGGCATACCTGAATGGTGAACAGGCCAGAACGATTTTCTTCGTGGCTATTGTAGAATTCCCACTCATCTTTGTTATCATTGGTGTACTCTTATGGTGGAGGCGCAGACGGGTATGA
- a CDS encoding ABC transporter permease subunit, giving the protein MSRMMAVCNKELQAYFLSPTSYFAFAVYVLMTSLLFYSSFVYYQPSIIDYRLVLGDTLSMLLFVVPLLTMRLVAEEFRQGTDELLLTSPARVTEIIFGKYLASLAILVVLILCSLVYPFIMSFYGTLDMTTVWMSALGLFFLGGSMMAIGLFASTLSQHQMVSAVAGFIILLVLWMLDSFAGNTGSALQQWLDPFALTNRFDSFMKGVLSGPDILYYVTLSGVFLLLSIQIVERKRWR; this is encoded by the coding sequence ATGAGTCGAATGATGGCGGTATGCAATAAAGAGCTTCAAGCTTATTTTCTGTCACCAACGTCCTATTTTGCTTTTGCCGTATATGTACTGATGACCAGTCTGCTGTTCTATTCAAGCTTTGTATATTACCAGCCAAGTATTATTGATTATCGTCTCGTGTTGGGCGATACGTTGTCCATGCTGCTGTTTGTTGTGCCATTGTTAACGATGCGACTGGTTGCAGAGGAATTCAGACAAGGAACGGATGAATTGTTGCTGACTTCTCCGGCACGAGTAACAGAAATTATTTTTGGCAAATATCTTGCTTCTCTCGCCATTCTGGTCGTGCTCATCCTGTGTAGTCTGGTGTATCCATTCATCATGTCGTTCTATGGGACACTGGATATGACGACGGTATGGATGTCTGCGCTGGGGTTATTTTTCCTGGGCGGAAGCATGATGGCGATTGGACTGTTCGCTTCTACATTATCCCAGCATCAGATGGTGTCTGCGGTGGCGGGTTTTATTATTTTGCTCGTTTTGTGGATGCTTGATTCATTCGCAGGTAATACAGGTTCTGCTTTGCAACAGTGGCTGGACCCGTTTGCCCTGACCAACCGGTTCGACAGTTTCATGAAAGGTGTGCTTAGTGGGCCGGATATCTTGTATTATGTCACCCTTTCGGGTGTGTTTCTGCTGTTAAGCATTCAAATTGTGGAACGGAAGCGGTGGAGGTGA
- a CDS encoding ATP-binding cassette domain-containing protein — protein sequence MLEVKQVSKVYEGQRGVHQLDFTMERGEIVGFLGPNGAGKTTTMRMITGYVHPTAGSIMVDGVSVHEQGQRVRSKIGYLPETPPLYPDMTVQSYLKFVANLRDVPAREVKLRVSEMVSRLGLQGRERQMVRGLSKGYKQRLGLAGAIIHKPDLLVLDEPTSGLDPNQIIEIRDLIRELGENHTVLLSTHILPEVSTLCNRMLIINQGQLVLDGSPQHFGSAMGDQFKVSIEVKATAEQLHNVLTPWEKVRIEVIQASDANTAKDTSLNSDSANTVKMLLTGENSEDFREELFYLLSGAGLPILEMKKENLSLEQIFLKLTTTEATDTDANSADVDKVAGAEMDQDVTPDIDSSSISGTSVSTSADASPQARKGEETK from the coding sequence GTGCTCGAAGTGAAACAGGTCAGCAAAGTTTACGAAGGGCAACGCGGCGTACATCAACTGGATTTCACCATGGAACGTGGTGAGATTGTTGGCTTTCTCGGACCCAATGGTGCCGGAAAAACAACAACGATGCGTATGATTACGGGCTATGTGCATCCAACCGCGGGTTCCATTATGGTGGATGGGGTATCGGTGCATGAGCAGGGTCAGCGTGTTCGTTCCAAAATTGGGTATCTGCCTGAAACGCCGCCACTCTATCCGGATATGACGGTGCAGTCCTATCTTAAATTCGTAGCCAATTTGCGAGATGTCCCGGCACGTGAGGTTAAACTGCGGGTCAGTGAGATGGTTAGCAGACTGGGACTTCAGGGTCGGGAAAGGCAAATGGTACGTGGGTTATCCAAAGGATACAAGCAACGCCTCGGGCTGGCAGGAGCCATTATTCACAAGCCAGATCTGCTGGTTCTGGATGAGCCAACATCGGGCCTGGATCCAAATCAGATTATCGAAATCAGAGATCTGATTCGGGAACTTGGGGAGAACCATACGGTGCTGCTTAGTACGCATATTTTGCCTGAAGTGAGCACGCTCTGTAATCGAATGTTGATCATCAATCAAGGACAGCTCGTGCTGGATGGTTCACCTCAGCATTTCGGATCAGCAATGGGGGATCAGTTCAAGGTGTCGATTGAAGTGAAGGCGACTGCGGAGCAATTACATAATGTGCTGACACCATGGGAGAAGGTGCGGATTGAAGTCATTCAAGCGTCGGATGCGAATACTGCCAAAGATACTTCACTTAATTCTGATTCGGCGAATACGGTTAAAATGTTGCTTACTGGAGAAAACTCGGAAGATTTCCGGGAGGAGCTGTTCTACCTTTTGTCAGGTGCAGGATTACCGATACTGGAGATGAAGAAGGAGAACCTGAGTCTGGAGCAAATCTTCCTGAAGCTGACCACAACCGAGGCAACAGACACAGACGCAAATTCGGCAGATGTGGATAAGGTTGCTGGGGCAGAGATGGATCAGGACGTAACTCCGGACATCGACTCTTCGAGTATATCGGGAACTTCAGTTAGTACATCAGCCGATGCTTCGCCCCAAGCTCGCAAAGGGGAGGAGACCAAATGA
- a CDS encoding glycosyltransferase family 4 protein, which translates to MNRVKVLFTFYVPSGGVDTLNRLRTAVLKRHGIEAHLLYLNTGSGLQNNSDTPIFTASSDEDIHHIIHTHHYDAIIATSDIAMPGRLRGLGYTGRIIFEAQGLGTRDQALETILMGVPYLQAHCDAAVIPPTDHLLDMFIHICPWLHRFVIPNMLDTDTFAPILVDTPPYPVLAWVGRLEHNKNWREYLIISSEIVKKNPEARLWLFHDPTLANPEDEVMFRHMLAEYGLEDRIGIFINVPHSQMPAYYSMIAASGGIMLSTSLLEGFGYAVAEAISCGCPVLSTDSDGVRSFITHNKTGKFYPIGNVEAAVAEARDLMNNKKLREYIRIQGRQHMSLSFSPDRYAISFREMMTALRIFH; encoded by the coding sequence GTGAATCGTGTGAAAGTATTATTCACGTTTTATGTTCCGAGCGGTGGCGTGGATACGTTGAATCGACTGCGCACCGCTGTTCTGAAACGCCATGGCATTGAAGCGCACCTATTGTATCTCAACACAGGCTCGGGATTGCAGAACAACAGTGATACACCCATTTTCACCGCGTCCAGTGACGAGGATATCCATCATATCATCCATACGCATCATTATGATGCCATCATTGCCACTTCAGACATCGCTATGCCCGGCCGCTTGAGAGGACTTGGTTATACGGGACGAATTATTTTTGAAGCGCAGGGACTCGGAACACGCGATCAGGCTCTCGAAACAATACTGATGGGTGTCCCTTACCTTCAAGCTCATTGTGATGCTGCTGTTATACCTCCCACAGACCACCTGCTGGATATGTTCATTCATATCTGTCCTTGGCTTCATCGGTTTGTTATTCCCAATATGCTGGATACGGACACCTTCGCACCAATCTTGGTGGATACCCCACCCTATCCGGTGCTGGCTTGGGTAGGACGACTTGAACACAACAAAAACTGGCGTGAATATTTAATCATATCGAGTGAAATCGTCAAAAAAAATCCGGAAGCCAGACTTTGGTTATTCCACGATCCAACTTTGGCTAATCCAGAAGATGAAGTCATGTTCCGGCACATGCTGGCAGAATACGGACTTGAGGATCGGATTGGGATCTTCATCAATGTTCCTCATTCTCAGATGCCTGCATATTATTCCATGATTGCCGCTTCAGGGGGCATCATGTTATCCACTTCCCTGCTTGAAGGATTCGGCTATGCAGTCGCTGAAGCCATCAGTTGTGGCTGCCCGGTGCTCAGCACGGATTCGGATGGTGTGCGTTCATTTATCACACATAATAAGACTGGAAAGTTTTATCCAATTGGAAATGTAGAGGCCGCTGTAGCTGAAGCAAGGGACCTGATGAATAACAAGAAACTGCGTGAGTATATTCGCATTCAGGGCAGACAGCATATGAGCTTGTCTTTTTCACCAGATCGATATGCCATTTCTTTTCGTGAAATGATGACAGCACTGCGAATTTTCCATTGA
- a CDS encoding DHA2 family efflux MFS transporter permease subunit, with translation MDTPAISWLEKSVENVKEQTAGLQEPAEFSIKTIILPLLAIIVGMIMVILDSTVVNVAIPNLVQYFETDLKTIQWTVTGYTLALSAVIPLAGWLTDRFGAKRVFLFTIAMFTLGSVLCSIAQSPEQLIIYRIIQGLGGGMVAPIGMAMVFRLAPPERRGSIMGMLGIPMLLAPALGPVLSGWFIESLSWHWIFLINLPIGIAAFILCIKFLPDTDRGRTPALDLLGMILAPIAFSMLAYGVSEGGTSWTSATTLTGVIVGGVALILFIIVELRHQNPLLELRVFKSSDFSRGIILAWVSQVALFGAMILIPLYLQQIKGYTALETGLILLPQALASGVGMPLGGRLFDKIGARPLAFVGLGIISGALFILSSITAETGLGLIITALVMMGLGMGLSMMPLNTHVLNAAPRKLVGRVTPLTAAAQQVVVSFAVAGLTGFLTSRIADNTTSTEPTAIVHGLVAGFNDTFFLAACIALFGCLLSLILRKPKPMPEEELQTGDKPDPAMMMGH, from the coding sequence ATGGATACGCCTGCGATCTCCTGGCTGGAAAAGAGTGTGGAGAACGTGAAAGAACAAACAGCAGGACTCCAGGAGCCCGCAGAGTTTTCAATCAAAACGATTATACTGCCACTCCTGGCTATTATCGTCGGTATGATCATGGTTATACTGGACAGCACGGTGGTGAACGTAGCCATTCCGAATCTGGTTCAATATTTCGAGACCGACCTGAAGACCATCCAATGGACGGTTACGGGTTATACCCTGGCTTTGTCTGCGGTTATTCCACTGGCAGGCTGGTTAACGGACCGTTTTGGTGCCAAAAGAGTATTCCTGTTCACCATTGCCATGTTTACCTTGGGTTCAGTGTTATGCTCGATCGCTCAATCACCTGAGCAATTAATCATTTACCGTATCATTCAGGGTCTCGGTGGAGGCATGGTTGCTCCTATTGGTATGGCGATGGTCTTTCGTCTGGCTCCGCCTGAGCGAAGAGGTTCCATCATGGGGATGCTGGGAATTCCGATGTTGCTTGCCCCTGCATTGGGTCCGGTGTTGTCTGGGTGGTTTATTGAATCACTGAGCTGGCACTGGATTTTCCTGATTAACTTGCCCATTGGTATTGCAGCTTTCATTCTATGTATCAAGTTTTTGCCGGATACAGATCGTGGACGCACACCTGCACTGGACCTGCTCGGCATGATTCTGGCGCCAATTGCGTTCTCGATGCTGGCTTACGGTGTGAGTGAGGGTGGAACGAGCTGGACGTCTGCAACAACTTTGACGGGTGTCATTGTGGGTGGTGTAGCGCTCATTTTGTTCATTATTGTGGAGCTTCGTCATCAAAATCCATTGCTCGAACTCCGGGTATTCAAATCATCTGATTTCTCACGGGGAATTATTCTCGCATGGGTGTCACAAGTGGCGCTGTTTGGTGCGATGATCCTGATCCCGCTTTATTTGCAGCAGATCAAAGGGTACACTGCACTGGAAACAGGATTGATTCTGCTACCACAGGCGTTGGCTTCCGGAGTGGGTATGCCGCTTGGTGGTCGATTGTTTGATAAAATCGGTGCTAGACCTCTGGCCTTCGTGGGTCTGGGTATTATCTCGGGAGCATTGTTTATTCTGTCCTCCATCACGGCAGAGACAGGTCTTGGCCTGATTATAACGGCTCTGGTCATGATGGGGCTGGGTATGGGCTTGTCCATGATGCCACTCAATACGCATGTATTAAATGCAGCACCGCGCAAGTTGGTTGGACGGGTTACACCGCTCACGGCTGCTGCACAGCAAGTGGTTGTGTCCTTTGCGGTTGCAGGGCTTACAGGCTTCCTTACTTCAAGAATCGCAGACAATACAACGAGTACAGAGCCGACAGCTATCGTTCATGGTTTGGTGGCTGGTTTCAATGATACGTTTTTCCTGGCCGCTTGTATTGCATTGTTCGGATGTTTGCTCAGTCTGATTCTGCGCAAACCAAAACCGATGCCGGAAGAAGAACTTCAAACTGGCGACAAGCCTGATCCCGCTATGATGATGGGACACTAA
- a CDS encoding glycosyltransferase family 4 protein yields MKVLLVTYWELTHMGGIWTYVKQLADRLIALGVEVDIMGTNGANNEVYVRNLNRAFSKDKVWPMLQAKLNPTDLPQFTADPLLAYYELNRYAFEMAAAYLGVDHYDVIHAQDPVAAVAIKRILNRNTPLVTSYHGALAREAFYDAQNSNPQLTLPSYLQSKRGRYFLSLEERSAAQSELILVSSHWIKSTLTELAVPESKFRQIPYAVDLPAYRASAAVKFRQRPPAGKKVIAFTGRLEYIKGVHVLIRALASLKNKRSDWVCWIAGEGNLTDELRSQATSTGIGADVVFWGKLDNIPSFLRHADIYVQPSLQDTQPFSVTEAQLAGVPVIVSGTAGMPEMVEPGRTGWVVPPQDVDSLRELLDALLEDDVTRRTVGAAAKAWAEQNRSLEVMGFRTFQVYQEAIYRGGHTI; encoded by the coding sequence ATGAAAGTTCTGCTCGTTACGTATTGGGAGCTTACACATATGGGAGGCATATGGACATATGTTAAACAATTGGCCGACAGGTTAATCGCACTTGGTGTAGAGGTTGATATCATGGGCACAAATGGTGCCAATAACGAAGTATATGTTCGTAATCTGAACCGCGCTTTCTCCAAGGATAAGGTGTGGCCCATGCTGCAAGCCAAACTCAATCCGACTGATCTGCCACAATTCACTGCCGATCCTCTTCTCGCTTATTATGAACTGAATAGATATGCCTTCGAGATGGCGGCCGCTTATCTGGGGGTGGACCATTATGACGTTATTCATGCACAAGATCCAGTAGCTGCCGTAGCCATAAAACGCATCTTGAACCGCAATACCCCACTGGTTACAAGCTATCATGGCGCTCTTGCACGCGAAGCCTTTTACGATGCTCAAAATTCCAACCCACAGCTTACTCTCCCTTCATATTTGCAATCCAAGCGTGGACGTTATTTTCTCTCATTGGAAGAGCGAAGTGCGGCACAGTCCGAGCTCATTCTCGTGTCAAGCCACTGGATCAAGAGTACGCTTACAGAGCTTGCTGTTCCTGAATCAAAGTTCAGACAGATTCCCTATGCTGTAGATCTCCCAGCCTACCGTGCCTCAGCAGCTGTGAAGTTCCGCCAGCGACCACCTGCGGGCAAGAAAGTCATTGCCTTTACCGGACGACTTGAATACATCAAGGGCGTTCATGTGTTAATCAGGGCCTTAGCCAGTCTGAAAAACAAACGTTCCGATTGGGTCTGCTGGATCGCAGGAGAAGGCAACTTAACCGATGAATTGCGTTCACAGGCCACGTCAACGGGGATTGGAGCCGATGTTGTGTTCTGGGGCAAGCTGGACAATATTCCTTCCTTCCTGCGCCATGCAGATATCTATGTCCAGCCCAGCCTGCAGGACACCCAGCCTTTCTCCGTTACCGAAGCGCAACTGGCGGGTGTACCCGTTATCGTCAGTGGTACAGCTGGCATGCCTGAGATGGTTGAACCTGGACGTACGGGATGGGTTGTTCCTCCGCAGGATGTCGACTCGCTCCGTGAACTGTTGGATGCACTACTTGAGGATGATGTTACCCGAAGAACAGTGGGGGCGGCGGCGAAAGCTTGGGCTGAACAAAATCGTTCACTGGAAGTGATGGGATTTCGTACATTTCAAGTCTACCAAGAAGCCATCTACAGAGGAGGACATACAATATGA
- a CDS encoding GNAT family protein, translating into MITELHTERLYLRKMNVSDAASLFKIWSDPDVTRFMNITHFTDENQAIEMINLLNDLAQENKAIRFSILAQESNEIIGSCGYNSLDFDNLKAEIGYDIARSHWGKGYATEAISSLVAHAFLTMKLNRMEAKVDPDNVNSIKLLQKLNFTYEGTLRAYERVGETFSDLNMYSKLATD; encoded by the coding sequence TTGATTACAGAGTTACACACAGAACGGTTATATTTGCGAAAAATGAACGTATCGGATGCGGCCAGCTTGTTTAAAATTTGGTCTGATCCGGATGTAACTAGGTTTATGAATATCACTCATTTTACGGATGAAAATCAAGCCATAGAAATGATTAATCTTCTGAATGATCTTGCTCAGGAAAACAAGGCTATTCGGTTCTCTATCCTTGCGCAAGAGTCCAACGAAATCATAGGTTCCTGTGGTTATAATTCACTGGATTTTGACAATCTTAAAGCAGAAATCGGGTATGACATTGCCAGATCACACTGGGGGAAAGGATATGCTACGGAAGCGATCTCTTCTTTGGTAGCTCATGCATTCTTGACTATGAAGCTGAATCGAATGGAAGCAAAGGTTGACCCTGACAATGTGAATTCTATCAAGCTATTACAAAAGCTGAATTTCACATATGAAGGCACTCTTAGAGCATACGAGAGGGTAGGCGAAACGTTCAGTGATCTGAATATGTATTCCAAGTTGGCGACAGATTAG
- a CDS encoding glycosyltransferase, producing MEPKVSIVIPFYNCAYIEQAVHSAIHQTYPHIEVIVVDDGSTEHVERLQPFMDSIRYIHKENGGTATALNEGIKHATGDYFVWLSSDDVMLLDRVEKQLKFMREVKASFCHGAYHYVNEKSEWLDTVHPEVGSRLEMLQVLLEGCPINGCTVMLEMEAFERFGLFDTDFRYTHDYEMWMRLFPMYELFYYNEPLMCYRLHESMGTKRHFKALVAEMERVQAKHRPILLNLLQVGGYWK from the coding sequence CAGGCTGTTCACAGTGCCATTCACCAGACGTATCCGCATATCGAAGTCATCGTGGTGGATGATGGGTCAACCGAGCACGTGGAGCGGCTACAGCCATTCATGGATTCCATCCGCTATATTCACAAAGAAAACGGTGGAACCGCGACAGCATTGAATGAGGGCATCAAACATGCAACAGGGGATTACTTTGTCTGGCTCAGCTCGGATGATGTGATGCTGCTGGACCGGGTGGAGAAACAACTGAAGTTTATGCGAGAGGTCAAAGCTTCATTCTGCCATGGTGCCTACCATTATGTGAATGAGAAGAGTGAATGGTTGGATACGGTGCATCCGGAAGTGGGAAGTCGTCTGGAGATGTTGCAGGTACTGCTGGAAGGTTGTCCGATCAACGGCTGTACTGTCATGTTAGAGATGGAAGCATTTGAGCGGTTTGGACTGTTCGACACTGATTTTCGCTACACCCATGACTATGAGATGTGGATGAGGCTGTTTCCAATGTATGAGTTGTTCTACTACAATGAACCTCTGATGTGTTACCGATTGCATGAGTCGATGGGAACCAAACGTCACTTCAAGGCACTGGTTGCCGAAATGGAACGGGTTCAGGCGAAGCATAGACCTATTTTACTCAATTTGCTTCAGGTTGGCGGGTATTGGAAGTAG